Proteins co-encoded in one Medicago truncatula cultivar Jemalong A17 chromosome 8, MtrunA17r5.0-ANR, whole genome shotgun sequence genomic window:
- the LOC11406185 gene encoding agamous-like MADS-box protein AGL62, translated as MSSERKSRGRQKIEMKKMSNESNLQVTFSKRRSGLFKKASELCTLCGADVALVVFSPGEKVFSFGQPNIDTVIDRYLSRVPPQNNGTMQFIEAHRNANVCELNTQLTQINQLLDMEKKRAEELSHLRKATEAQFWWAGPVDGMNMAQLEFFKKALEETKKVVAHHADRLVIQGAPTQTFPFFVGNGSSSNMPLHHQPNPSQTQMFPAQFFQNPMLQSHLFGSNNMRGGGGYGPSRFF; from the coding sequence ATGTCGAGTGAAAGGAAAAGCCGAGGTCGCCAAAAGATTGAGATGAAAAAAATGAGCAACGAGAGCAACTTGCAAGTGACTTTCTCGAAGCGCCGTAGTGGGCTCTTCAAGAAAGCCAGTGAGCTTTGCACTCTCTGTGGTGCAGATGTTGCTCTTGTTGTTTTCTCACCTGGGGAGAAGGTATTTTCATTTGGCCAACCCAATATTGATACGGTCATAGATCGTTATCTCTCTCGAGTCCCACCCCAAAACAATGGTACCATGCAATTCATTGAGGCTCACCGCAACGCCAACGTGTGTGAGCTCAATACCCAGCTGACTCAGATCAACCAGCTACTGGACATGGAGAAGAAACGTGCTGAAGAGCTGAGTCACTTGCGCAAGGCGACCGAGGCTCAATTTTGGTGGGCTGGTCCCGTTGATGGGATGAATATGGcccaacttgaatttttcaaaaaggCTTTGGAGGAGACTAAGAAAGTGGTTGCACATCATGCTGATAGGCTTGTAATTCAGGGTGCTCCTACTCAAACCTTTccattttttgttggaaatggTTCATCCTCTAACATGCCTCTCCATCATCAACCAAATCCTTCGCAAACCCAAATGTTTCCAGCACAATTTTTTCAGAATCCTATGTTACAATCTCATTTGTTTGGTTCCAACAATATGAGGGGAGGAGGTGGATATGGACCCTCCAGATTCTTTTGA
- the LOC11406186 gene encoding uncharacterized protein → MATFNSRKGAILSSKAIAEAASWYCAIFLVALILLSIFRDSSMIPNNNDHNMIESNHFLSSKPCDEIYVVGEGETLNTISDKCNDPFIVENNPHIHDPDDVFPGLVIKITPSYYHT, encoded by the coding sequence ATGGCTACTTTCAACTCAAGAAAGGGAGCAATTTTAAGTTCAAAAGCCATAGCTGAAGCAGCTTCATGGTATTGTGCTATTTTTCTTGTAGCCCTCATTCTTCTAAGCATATTTAGAGATAGCTCTATGATTCCAAATAATAATGATCACAACATGATAGAGAGCAACCATTTCTTGTCTTCCAAACCATGCGACGAAATCTATGTAGTTGGTGAAGGTGAGACACTAAACACAATTAGTGATAAGTGTAATGACCCTTTCATTGTTGAGAATAATCCTCATATACATGATCCTGATGATGTCTTCCCTGGCCTTGTCATCAAAATTACACCTTCATATTATCAtacttaa